From a region of the Roseivirga sp. 4D4 genome:
- a CDS encoding type IX secretion system membrane protein PorP/SprF codes for MKAISRYHIMTRAFLLTLLCLCCHLSLRAQQDAQFTHYMFNQLYYNPAFAGLSNGNTLTAIHRSQWFGYDGTINSGGAPSTQMISYNTSSKFWNGGLGFHVVNDNLGPSSNLEFQISGSYFLSLPNGASLSIGLKAGMFSSSIDFDEIVVVDPRDGVGNLTGKESQLRPDLGVGILYRNGNFFGGFSTNHLIQPEFDFGQDQIANQLLRHYYLTAGYDYAVTPELTITPTLLLRSVGFDSYNWDLSVIGRFRDQLWGGVSYRQSESASAMIGYKVLKDRSLSLAYAVDIVLTDRQSKEPTSQEIMLIYTFKSKTRVRNLGRNIIRTPRYRY; via the coding sequence ATGAAAGCTATTTCGCGTTACCACATTATGACAAGAGCCTTTCTGCTAACACTTCTATGCTTATGTTGTCATTTGAGTTTACGCGCGCAACAAGATGCGCAGTTCACTCATTACATGTTTAATCAGTTATATTATAATCCGGCATTCGCTGGTCTCTCAAACGGTAATACACTCACAGCCATTCACAGGTCACAATGGTTTGGCTATGATGGAACCATCAATAGTGGTGGTGCGCCAAGCACTCAGATGATTAGCTACAATACCAGTTCAAAGTTTTGGAATGGTGGTTTGGGCTTTCATGTAGTTAATGATAACCTAGGACCCTCGTCCAATTTAGAGTTCCAGATTTCAGGTTCTTATTTCCTTAGCCTCCCCAATGGGGCTTCGTTGAGTATAGGTTTGAAGGCAGGGATGTTTTCAAGCAGTATAGATTTTGATGAAATTGTGGTAGTCGATCCCAGAGATGGAGTAGGTAATCTAACAGGCAAAGAGTCTCAATTACGTCCAGATTTAGGGGTAGGAATTCTTTATAGAAATGGAAATTTTTTTGGTGGTTTCAGTACAAATCACTTAATTCAACCCGAATTCGACTTCGGTCAGGATCAAATAGCCAATCAATTACTTCGACACTACTATTTGACAGCAGGGTATGACTACGCGGTTACTCCTGAACTCACAATCACTCCAACTTTATTACTTAGATCTGTAGGGTTCGATTCCTACAACTGGGATTTAAGTGTTATTGGTCGTTTTAGAGACCAATTATGGGGTGGGGTATCTTATAGACAATCAGAATCGGCTTCGGCTATGATTGGCTATAAAGTACTAAAAGACAGGAGTTTATCGTTAGCATATGCAGTTGACATTGTTTTGACAGACAGGCAAAGTAAGGAGCCAACTTCTCAGGAAATTATGCTCATTTACACCTTCAAGTCAAAAACTAGAGTAAGAAATCTTGGACGAAATATCATAAGGACTCCAAGATACCGTTACTAA
- a CDS encoding uroporphyrinogen-III synthase: MSNSIIEERLKEVKSLLVSQPKPSDPKSPYYKLADKYGIKVDFRPFIQVDPIAAKEFRKQKIDILKHTAIIFTSRNAVDHFFAICNDLKVDIPADMKYFCISEQTANYLQKYIVVRKRKIFTGSRTAEDLIEILKKHKNEKYLFPCSNIRKDDIPNFLKDSGYEYSEAVIYETVASDLSDLDNVYYDIIAFYSPSGINSLFVNFPDFKQNDTRIAVFGPTTAKAAKEADLVLDIEAPQPNAPSMTGALELYIKKANKL; this comes from the coding sequence ATGTCTAATAGCATCATTGAGGAGAGGCTGAAAGAAGTCAAGAGTTTGCTTGTATCTCAGCCAAAACCGTCTGATCCGAAATCACCATATTATAAACTTGCAGATAAGTACGGAATTAAGGTTGACTTTCGACCTTTCATTCAGGTAGATCCTATCGCAGCTAAAGAGTTTAGAAAGCAAAAGATTGATATTCTAAAGCATACGGCTATTATTTTTACCAGTCGTAACGCTGTTGATCATTTCTTTGCCATTTGTAACGACTTGAAGGTGGATATTCCAGCTGATATGAAATACTTCTGTATTTCTGAGCAGACAGCTAATTATCTCCAGAAGTATATCGTTGTTAGAAAGAGAAAAATATTCACTGGCTCAAGAACGGCTGAAGATCTTATTGAGATCCTGAAAAAGCATAAGAACGAGAAGTATTTATTCCCATGTTCTAATATTCGCAAGGATGATATCCCGAACTTTTTGAAAGACAGTGGTTACGAATATTCTGAAGCGGTCATTTACGAGACTGTAGCGAGTGATTTGTCAGACTTAGATAATGTCTACTATGACATCATTGCATTCTACAGTCCTAGTGGTATCAATTCACTTTTCGTGAATTTCCCAGACTTCAAACAGAATGATACTCGTATCGCAGTATTTGGCCCTACAACAGCTAAAGCGGCAAAAGAAGCTGATTTGGTTTTGGATATTGAAGCACCACAACCAAATGCTCCTTCCATGACTGGAGCGTTGGAGTTATACATTAAGAAGGCGAACAAACTTTAA
- a CDS encoding DUF4271 domain-containing protein, translating to MEGTIDISPALFRDIAITISLLLLATYAVSRIVFPKMFAATYDFSKFLNFKLKDEFGSNLRLLSTESFYFTLILSASLSFVLLILIYGLNQIGEAAFVSWLIPTGFWAGLLIWLGVTASFQLIFLIKYLFIALVGVLFNLPASTSRHFQEVQSLNNCFVLAVTLVCTVVIYSNFMIPQILINGIIIVTLIYLLYRSLNIYLKLEQLKLYSKLYIFSYLCSTEIIPAIVGIKLLT from the coding sequence ATGGAAGGCACTATTGACATTTCGCCAGCATTGTTTAGGGACATTGCCATCACGATTTCCTTACTTCTACTGGCAACATATGCGGTATCAAGAATAGTGTTTCCAAAAATGTTTGCTGCGACATACGACTTCTCCAAGTTCTTAAACTTCAAGTTGAAAGATGAGTTTGGTTCCAATCTTCGGTTGTTAAGTACCGAGAGCTTTTATTTCACATTGATTCTTTCTGCCTCACTCAGTTTTGTGCTATTGATACTGATTTATGGCTTGAATCAGATAGGGGAGGCAGCATTCGTCAGTTGGCTGATTCCCACCGGTTTTTGGGCAGGCTTGTTAATTTGGCTTGGGGTAACGGCCTCATTTCAACTTATATTCCTGATAAAATATTTGTTCATAGCCTTAGTGGGAGTGCTATTCAACCTTCCCGCTTCAACAAGTCGTCACTTTCAGGAAGTACAAAGCCTTAACAACTGCTTTGTACTGGCCGTGACTTTGGTTTGCACGGTTGTCATTTATAGCAATTTTATGATACCTCAAATCCTGATTAATGGGATAATCATTGTCACCCTCATCTATTTGCTTTACAGATCGTTAAACATTTATCTAAAGCTAGAACAACTCAAGCTTTATAGTAAGTTATATATATTTTCTTACCTTTGCAGCACAGAAATCATCCCTGCTATTGTAGGGATTAAATTACTGACGTAA
- a CDS encoding BamA/TamA family outer membrane protein has product MSGFRCAILVVFGLSFLMFHSSFAQQKTELLIKTAPEYEQLIRKYKYSQNHNDSLTAIQTIRSLVNQLHLDGYLLAKVDTIVSSNGRIEASLDPGSAFEWLSLKAGNVAQNVLRKSGFKESRFDGKRFNLNTIRKIEGSMIRYAERNGYPFASLKYDSLHVDANQLNATLNLDLGPLIRFDSVHVSRKKVLKSRFATAYLGIDMGDPYDQAIVDGIVSKLRRLPYLRLAKSPALSFQNSEAKVTLDLEKRPINTIDGIIGFLPNTSRDNGLLITGQFDLELYNPFATGKKIGLHWRRLSEETQSILMEYDHPNIFRSPLSVETDFEFLKQDTTFTRRDFRVNFSFNLGANSSLSFFTDFRNTDLLATAQFANATSLPDIVDFGLTRYGLSMNFDRLDDAFLPKRGFRFSASASVGNKVIEQNIDLPSEIYQGVDLKTLQYQYDLRLSNYLPVSQRLILYTGMDAGFLSNDQLFQNDAYRLGGLNTIRGFSENFFFATAYAYSTVESRVFFDGSSYLSVFTDFGVIRSDIVDRVGDKNEFALGLGAGINFSTSNGIFNFVYALGTSDSSGGLDFNQSRIHFGYTTHF; this is encoded by the coding sequence ATGTCAGGCTTTCGCTGTGCCATATTGGTCGTTTTCGGCCTGAGTTTCCTTATGTTTCATTCCTCTTTTGCTCAGCAAAAGACGGAATTGCTAATTAAGACCGCACCGGAATACGAACAACTGATTCGAAAGTATAAGTATAGTCAAAATCATAATGACTCCTTAACCGCTATTCAAACGATCCGGTCTTTAGTGAATCAACTTCATTTGGATGGATACCTTTTGGCCAAAGTTGATACGATTGTTTCAAGTAATGGTAGAATTGAAGCTTCGCTTGATCCAGGTTCCGCCTTTGAGTGGTTGTCTCTGAAGGCTGGCAATGTAGCACAGAATGTTCTGCGGAAATCTGGCTTTAAGGAAAGTCGCTTTGATGGAAAGAGGTTCAACCTGAATACGATTCGAAAAATTGAAGGAAGTATGATTCGTTATGCCGAAAGAAATGGCTACCCTTTCGCATCGCTGAAGTATGACTCTCTGCATGTAGATGCCAACCAGTTGAATGCCACTCTGAATTTGGACTTAGGACCACTGATACGTTTCGATTCGGTCCATGTTTCTAGAAAAAAGGTATTGAAATCACGTTTTGCAACTGCCTATTTAGGCATAGACATGGGAGACCCTTATGACCAGGCTATTGTCGATGGCATTGTGAGTAAACTGAGAAGACTTCCCTATTTGCGATTGGCCAAGAGCCCTGCTTTGTCCTTTCAAAATAGTGAAGCTAAGGTGACGCTAGATCTGGAGAAGCGACCTATAAATACCATTGATGGAATCATAGGTTTTTTACCAAATACGAGCCGGGATAACGGATTGCTGATCACGGGGCAGTTTGATTTAGAACTTTATAATCCTTTTGCTACAGGAAAGAAGATTGGCTTACACTGGAGGCGCCTGAGTGAGGAAACCCAATCGATCTTAATGGAATATGATCACCCTAACATTTTCAGAAGTCCTTTGTCTGTTGAGACCGACTTTGAGTTTTTGAAACAAGATACCACCTTCACTCGGAGGGATTTCAGAGTGAATTTCTCATTTAATCTTGGAGCCAATAGCTCGCTCAGTTTTTTCACTGATTTTCGGAACACTGATTTACTGGCTACGGCACAGTTTGCTAACGCGACCAGCTTACCTGATATCGTTGACTTTGGACTAACACGTTACGGGCTCAGTATGAACTTTGATCGCTTGGATGATGCCTTCTTACCAAAACGAGGTTTTCGTTTCAGTGCTTCGGCATCGGTAGGCAATAAGGTCATTGAACAGAATATCGATTTACCGTCTGAGATTTATCAGGGAGTAGACCTCAAAACCTTGCAGTACCAGTACGATCTTCGCTTGAGCAATTATTTGCCTGTCAGCCAGCGATTGATACTATATACCGGTATGGACGCTGGCTTCCTTTCCAATGATCAACTTTTTCAAAATGACGCCTATCGATTGGGAGGACTCAATACTATCCGTGGCTTTAGTGAGAATTTCTTTTTTGCTACAGCCTATGCCTATTCAACAGTTGAATCTCGGGTGTTTTTTGATGGGTCTTCATACTTGTCGGTTTTCACAGACTTCGGTGTTATCAGAAGTGACATTGTGGATCGTGTGGGCGACAAGAATGAATTTGCATTAGGTTTGGGTGCGGGCATTAACTTTTCAACTAGCAATGGTATCTTTAACTTTGTTTATGCCCTAGGGACTTCAGATAGTTCAGGAGGTTTAGACTTTAACCAATCAAGAATTCATTTCGGGTATACCACCCACTTTTAA
- the hemW gene encoding radical SAM family heme chaperone HemW, with the protein MAGLYIHIPFCKKACHYCDFHFTQSLGQIDTMVDAIADELVMQSDFLGRDTIYTVYFGGGTPSLLEGPHLKKLMRIIQHEYALSSNPEITLEANPDDLDQAKLSTFFDHGVNRLSIGVQSFNDDHLKWMNRQHTSQQAMDTFYLARQAGFENISLDLIYALPSDNHDNWLRDLKMITTLRPEHISSYCLTIEPKTAFGNWLAKGKLKAIDEDFAADQFEILLEIMNKYGYDQYEISNFAQPGYESQHNSAYWKDEKYLGIGPSAHSYNGKFRKANISNNAKYLKGIEEGKIPFEVITLSPEDQVNEYILTSLRTKWGCDLDLLKAKYQVDLLSIKESYLERLSQQDLVFEDDGFLVLTDQGKLLADKIASDLFIESD; encoded by the coding sequence TTGGCCGGATTATATATCCATATTCCCTTCTGCAAAAAAGCGTGTCATTATTGTGACTTTCACTTTACCCAATCGCTTGGCCAAATAGATACAATGGTAGATGCAATTGCCGATGAACTGGTGATGCAAAGCGACTTCTTAGGCCGAGATACCATTTATACCGTTTATTTCGGTGGTGGTACACCTTCGCTGCTGGAAGGCCCTCACTTAAAAAAACTAATGCGCATTATTCAGCATGAATATGCATTATCGAGCAACCCAGAGATTACGCTTGAAGCCAATCCTGACGACCTCGATCAGGCCAAGCTTTCAACTTTCTTCGATCATGGTGTAAATAGACTGAGCATTGGCGTCCAATCATTCAATGATGATCACCTTAAATGGATGAATCGTCAGCATACTAGTCAGCAAGCCATGGACACCTTTTATTTGGCTCGACAAGCCGGTTTCGAAAACATCAGTCTGGATTTAATCTACGCTTTGCCAAGTGACAACCATGACAACTGGCTTCGTGACCTGAAAATGATCACCACACTTCGGCCAGAGCATATTTCTTCGTACTGTTTGACAATAGAACCAAAAACGGCATTCGGCAACTGGTTGGCTAAAGGAAAGCTAAAAGCCATTGATGAAGACTTTGCGGCAGATCAGTTCGAAATACTATTAGAGATCATGAACAAGTATGGCTATGATCAATACGAGATTTCGAATTTTGCTCAACCTGGTTATGAATCTCAACACAACAGCGCCTATTGGAAAGATGAGAAGTACTTAGGGATTGGACCTTCGGCTCACTCATATAATGGAAAATTTCGTAAAGCGAACATATCCAATAACGCCAAGTATTTGAAAGGAATAGAAGAAGGTAAAATACCCTTTGAAGTTATTACGCTTTCACCAGAAGATCAGGTCAACGAGTACATACTAACTTCTCTTAGAACCAAGTGGGGTTGTGATTTAGATTTGCTCAAGGCCAAGTACCAAGTGGACTTACTATCTATAAAGGAAAGCTACTTAGAAAGGCTTTCTCAACAGGACTTGGTCTTCGAAGACGATGGTTTCTTAGTCTTAACCGATCAGGGAAAATTGCTTGCCGATAAAATAGCTTCTGACCTCTTTATTGAGTCTGACTAA
- a CDS encoding DUF721 domain-containing protein, protein MRRRSTQKGRKSEPETIGNAIGEMLKAFRIDGKFYETDLINSWERVMGKPIASRTSKIYIRDKKLFVHISSAPLKHELNMSRDKILVLLTKEFGQPIVNEVIVK, encoded by the coding sequence ATGAGACGAAGGTCGACCCAAAAAGGCAGAAAAAGTGAACCCGAAACTATCGGGAACGCCATTGGAGAAATGCTCAAGGCCTTTCGGATAGATGGAAAATTTTACGAGACAGATCTAATCAATTCCTGGGAACGCGTAATGGGTAAGCCGATCGCATCGAGGACATCCAAGATTTATATAAGGGACAAAAAGCTCTTCGTCCACATATCATCTGCTCCGCTGAAACATGAACTCAATATGTCTCGAGATAAGATTCTGGTGCTGTTAACCAAAGAGTTCGGACAGCCAATTGTGAATGAGGTAATTGTAAAATAG
- a CDS encoding M16 family metallopeptidase has product MKNSKYFLGLIALFCVLSPLTVRGFQELPNDPSVKIGTLDNGFTYYLRENKRPENRVEFRLAIKAGSILEDDDQQGLAHFSEHMLFNGTKNFEKNDLVDFLQKMGLEFGGDLNAYTSFDETVYILPIPTDDPENIGKALTVLSDWAHQATFDNEEIDKERGVVMEEWRLRLGAFERMRQQIWPITLAGSRYAERLPIGKPEVLENFEYDAAKRFYRDWYRPDLMSLIAVGDFDAQQMEMDIKKFFGQIEGPKNPKERVYYSRPDFEGTRIAVATDEEATGNTISVEFITPGQAQSENTLESFRKGVLRGLYSRMINQRLNELVQSENPPFQFSFSSYGGTLGRDKFAYRMYVSVKEDEFKQGFQAAVSANERVRRYGFTEGELERAMASYKNSYERNVKEADKAESWRIVNQYVGHFLNGGSLLSPAQRLEYFEQVMPTIKLEEINELVKGWIRDDNRTIEINAKTKDADKIPTEEELLSILDNAKNDNSIKPYVEDKIATSLITALPSPGKVTDELTNETTGITQLTLSNGVNVYIKPTDFKNDEVRMTGFSFGGASLYNPDELMSVQNAGQIVSQMGIGEFSSVDLGKFMTGKTASVNAGIGLYEENISGFSSVKDLETFMQLLHLKFTSVRKDEKAFNSWLTRTKNLYANVTSSPDFQYQIQMQEIMYGEDNPWVGFPTPEKLDQIDLDRAIEIYKERFANAADFQFVFVGNVDMTTFKPLLEQYIATLPSNNNKESYKDVGLQVRKGQISENVYVGVDEKSQVNITISGDYDYSMENNGLMNAIAGILSNKMIETLREEMGGVYGAGASASPREYPEPQFLFSISFPCKPENVEALTQAALTELEKIKNGEFTDEDLQKIVTARKQNFEESIKQNSYWSAMMGAYLKSGDDFEMILKGNERADAITREAVIAAANKYLTKDNMIKVVKLPENRKEGDLKQEIKKN; this is encoded by the coding sequence ATGAAAAACTCAAAATACTTCCTTGGCCTGATCGCACTATTCTGTGTGTTATCACCTCTTACTGTAAGAGGCTTTCAGGAGCTGCCAAACGATCCATCTGTAAAGATTGGAACCCTTGACAATGGGTTTACTTACTACTTAAGAGAGAATAAACGCCCTGAAAATAGGGTAGAGTTCAGGTTAGCCATTAAGGCGGGCTCTATTTTGGAAGATGATGACCAACAGGGTTTGGCTCACTTTTCTGAACATATGCTGTTTAACGGTACCAAGAACTTCGAGAAAAACGACCTGGTCGACTTCCTTCAAAAAATGGGCTTGGAATTCGGAGGGGATCTAAATGCATATACCAGTTTTGATGAAACGGTTTATATACTTCCAATCCCAACAGACGATCCTGAAAATATTGGAAAAGCACTCACCGTACTAAGTGACTGGGCACATCAGGCCACTTTTGACAATGAAGAGATAGATAAAGAGCGAGGTGTAGTGATGGAAGAGTGGAGGCTTAGACTAGGCGCGTTCGAAAGAATGAGACAGCAAATTTGGCCTATCACCCTAGCGGGGTCCAGATATGCTGAGCGCTTGCCAATTGGTAAGCCAGAAGTACTGGAGAACTTCGAATATGATGCAGCCAAACGGTTTTACCGTGACTGGTACAGACCAGATCTAATGAGCCTAATAGCTGTTGGAGATTTTGATGCTCAACAGATGGAGATGGACATTAAGAAATTCTTCGGCCAGATAGAAGGGCCTAAAAATCCTAAAGAAAGAGTTTATTACTCTCGTCCAGATTTTGAGGGAACAAGAATAGCCGTAGCCACTGATGAAGAAGCTACCGGAAATACCATTTCTGTAGAGTTTATTACCCCGGGTCAGGCACAATCTGAAAACACGCTCGAATCGTTTAGAAAAGGTGTCTTAAGAGGCCTCTATTCCAGAATGATCAACCAAAGGTTAAACGAGTTGGTACAATCTGAGAACCCTCCGTTCCAGTTTAGTTTTAGCAGCTATGGTGGAACGCTCGGAAGAGACAAATTTGCCTATAGAATGTATGTTAGTGTCAAAGAAGATGAATTTAAGCAAGGGTTTCAAGCGGCAGTTTCTGCGAACGAGAGAGTTAGGCGCTATGGATTTACAGAGGGCGAATTAGAGCGTGCAATGGCTTCGTATAAAAACAGCTATGAAAGAAATGTTAAAGAGGCGGATAAGGCGGAATCTTGGAGAATAGTTAACCAGTATGTAGGTCACTTCCTCAATGGCGGCTCACTCTTAAGCCCGGCCCAGCGTTTGGAGTACTTTGAGCAAGTAATGCCAACCATCAAGTTGGAAGAGATCAATGAATTGGTAAAAGGATGGATTCGTGATGATAACAGAACCATAGAAATCAATGCAAAGACCAAGGATGCGGATAAAATCCCAACGGAAGAAGAATTACTGAGCATTTTAGACAATGCAAAGAATGACAACAGCATTAAGCCTTATGTGGAAGATAAAATTGCGACTTCCTTGATTACCGCTTTGCCGAGCCCTGGAAAAGTTACTGATGAATTGACTAATGAGACCACTGGCATCACCCAGCTTACCCTGTCCAATGGAGTTAATGTGTATATAAAGCCTACGGATTTTAAGAACGATGAGGTGAGAATGACTGGCTTCAGTTTTGGTGGAGCTTCTCTCTATAACCCTGATGAGCTTATGTCAGTTCAGAATGCTGGGCAAATCGTGAGCCAGATGGGTATTGGAGAATTCAGCTCTGTGGATTTAGGGAAATTTATGACGGGGAAAACTGCTTCCGTAAATGCTGGCATCGGTTTGTATGAAGAGAATATATCTGGCTTTTCTAGTGTCAAAGACTTAGAGACTTTTATGCAACTACTACACCTGAAGTTCACTTCTGTTAGAAAGGATGAAAAGGCGTTTAATAGTTGGTTGACAAGAACGAAAAACCTTTATGCCAATGTTACTTCTAGCCCAGACTTCCAATATCAGATTCAGATGCAGGAAATCATGTATGGCGAAGACAATCCATGGGTGGGGTTTCCTACCCCTGAGAAACTTGATCAGATAGATTTAGACAGGGCTATCGAAATCTACAAGGAGCGATTTGCCAATGCGGCTGACTTTCAGTTTGTATTTGTTGGCAACGTGGATATGACTACGTTTAAGCCACTGCTAGAACAGTACATAGCCACCCTACCATCAAACAATAATAAGGAGTCATATAAAGATGTAGGCCTTCAGGTAAGAAAAGGCCAGATTAGCGAAAACGTATATGTAGGCGTTGACGAAAAGAGTCAGGTTAACATCACCATCAGTGGTGATTATGACTATTCCATGGAGAACAACGGTCTGATGAACGCCATTGCTGGTATCCTAAGCAATAAGATGATTGAGACTTTACGTGAGGAAATGGGCGGGGTATATGGCGCAGGAGCGAGTGCATCACCACGGGAATATCCTGAACCTCAGTTTCTTTTTTCTATTTCTTTTCCTTGTAAGCCGGAAAACGTGGAAGCATTAACACAGGCGGCTTTGACTGAATTGGAAAAAATTAAGAATGGCGAGTTTACCGATGAGGATCTCCAGAAGATTGTCACTGCACGTAAGCAAAACTTTGAAGAGTCCATAAAGCAAAATAGTTATTGGTCTGCAATGATGGGTGCTTATCTCAAAAGTGGTGATGATTTTGAAATGATCCTTAAAGGAAATGAAAGAGCAGATGCCATTACAAGAGAAGCAGTGATTGCAGCCGCGAACAAGTATTTGACAAAAGATAATATGATCAAAGTGGTTAAACTTCCCGAGAATAGAAAAGAGGGGGATTTAAAACAAGAGATCAAGAAGAACTAA
- a CDS encoding lipoprotein signal peptidase, with translation MKHLKYFFLTLGVIIIDQVVKLVVHFNMAMGPTGEINILGDWFKLHYILNRGMAFGLRFGSEYGKLGLTIFRMLAMVVIGIVLYRMAKKKYHPGLLWSIAAILGGAIGNVIDSIFYGVFLDNAPYDVITPWFHGQVIDMLYLDVWEGYVADWIPIWGGKKVALWPIFNIADAAIFIGVFVILIFQKRFLKREAQI, from the coding sequence TTGAAGCACCTCAAATACTTCTTTTTAACCTTGGGAGTAATTATCATCGATCAGGTGGTAAAACTAGTGGTGCATTTCAATATGGCGATGGGCCCAACGGGCGAGATCAACATATTGGGTGATTGGTTTAAGCTCCATTATATCCTTAACAGAGGGATGGCTTTTGGGCTTCGCTTTGGTTCGGAGTATGGCAAACTCGGCCTCACCATATTCCGAATGTTGGCCATGGTGGTGATAGGTATCGTGCTGTATCGAATGGCCAAAAAAAAATACCACCCCGGATTGCTATGGAGTATTGCCGCCATTCTTGGAGGAGCAATCGGCAATGTGATAGACAGTATTTTTTATGGCGTGTTCTTGGACAATGCTCCTTATGATGTCATCACGCCCTGGTTTCATGGGCAGGTGATCGACATGCTCTATCTCGATGTTTGGGAGGGCTATGTAGCAGACTGGATACCGATTTGGGGAGGAAAGAAAGTTGCGCTATGGCCAATCTTCAATATAGCCGATGCCGCCATCTTCATTGGGGTGTTTGTAATTCTAATCTTTCAGAAGCGTTTCTTAAAAAGAGAAGCCCAGATCTAA